The DNA region AATGCCTTCGCCTTTCCCAACGGCGACATCGTGCTCCTGGATCAGCTGGTGGCCCTGACCGCTGATGACGAGGAGGTGCTGGCGGTTCTGGCCCACGAGCTGGGCCATCTCGCGGATCGCCACAGCCTGCGCCAGCTCATCCGCAGCACCGTGGTCTCCTTCCTGGTGGGGGCCTACCTGGGCGACATCTCCTCCCTGGCCTCCGGGCTCGCCACCATGCTCCTGCAGGCCGGCTACAGCCGGGAGTTCGAATGGCAGGCCGACCGCTACGCCGCCCATCTCCTCATCGCCACCGGCCGCTCGCCGATCCTGCTCGCCACCATGCTGCGCAAGCTGGAAAAAGGCCTGCACCGGCCGCCAGACGAGGAGAGCGACAAGGACAACGGGGATGCGGACGCCGGGGCAGGGGACAGCATCTTCGCCTCCCACCCCGATACCCTGGTCCGCATCCAGGAGCTCATGCTCGGCCGGTGATCGGGGGGCGGTGCCCGCCACTCATGGTGCGGGCAGGCGCCTGGCCCTCCCGCCGGCAGGCTTGTCCCCGGGAAGGACAAGGCCCGGTCCCGGCCGGTCATCCTGCCCAGAGCACAGGGAGATCGTAGCGCCGGATGTTGGAATCGTTGGTGACCAGGGTGAGGCCTTCGATGTGGGCCTGAAAGAGACGCTATCACCGGAAGCTCAGAACCGTAACCGGCACCGGCACGGTGATGAGCGCCGCCGGCCGCATCCTTGGCCAAGGGCAGAGACAGACGGCCCGGGATCTTTTCGATCTTTTTGCTCTTGACCGTCACTGGAAGCCGATTGACCGGTTCGTCGCAGAGATCAGCCAGGCGGGGACAGGGTTTCCGGTGGATATCTTTCGCCAGAATCTGGCTGCCATCCCATGGATGGACCTGATCGACGAATGCGACATGCTGGAGGTTCTTCCTCCCTATGAAAGGGTGGCGGCCTTGGATCTCAAGAGGTTCTTCGACGATGTGCTGCGAAGGCTCATGCCATGACAGGATCGTCGCCTGAGCGCAGCCTGGCCCTGGTACTGCGGGCGGCCCTGTGGAGCGGCGCCTGGCCGGAGCAGAAGTGGCGCCGGGCTATGCTCCAGGCGCCGGCGGCGCACCGGCTGGTGGTGAAGGCCTCGTTCGGCCAGATGCCGGCGGCGGTGCTCATCGAGGCCCTGGGGGCAAGGCGCTTCGTGGCGATCTGGCCGGAGGTGCGCAAGCTTTTTGATCCGGAGGATGTGCTGGACCGCCAGCGCCTTCTCCTCTTCGATTCCACCTGGGGGATACTGACCACCGGGGATGCGCAGTATCCCGTGTCAGAGAAGGTGGCGACCTTGAGCCCAGGCCGGTTGGCGCTCCTGCGGGCCATCGTCTCGGCACCGGGCATCTCCCTGGCCGACCTGGCACAGGTCGTTGGTCGCAGCTCCTCCCGGGTGCGCAGGGAGGTGGCATGGCTCATTGCCAACGGTCTCGTTGACCAGGAGGAAGGAGCTGACAGCAACCGCCAGACCTTTCGACTCTACGCCCGGGAATCGATCAATACCGCACTCGCCCGGGCGGGCAACGCGAGGGACAAGCGCTTCTGACCTGATTGGGCATCCCGCTCTCACGCCCGCAGCCACTCCGGCTGCGGGCAGCCTGCCCGGCCGATAGGCGTCCGGCCTCCGGCCTTCTCCCGCCCCATTTCCGGTCTGGCCATTCCTAAAAAGATTTTCATATACTGGAAGAAGGGAGCGCCGGCCCCTCACGGGCGGCGGCCTGGCGTCTGACAACTTCTTTCCGGTCCGCCACGCCGCCGGCTGGCTTCCACGAAGGACTGGCCTCTCCGGTGCGGGCCTGCCGCACCGGCTCCGGCATCTGCCGGACAACTGGCCCCTCGGCACGCGCCAACGCGAAAAACGAGCCAACGTCTATCCGCCGGCAACAGGAGCCTCCACGGCCCGCGGATGCTGATCCACTCGTGCCCGATCCCAGGAGCCAGGCCATGGGTCCCTGCCCCCGCCGCGTTCTCTCCCTCCTCCTGCTCTTCGCCGTCTTGGCCCTTGGCCCCTGGGCCGAGTCCGCCGATGCCGGCCGCTGGCAGGCGCCGTTCCGGGATGGCGAGCTCATCGTCAAGCTCAAGGACGGGGTCAGTCGCGACCAGGCCCGGCAGCTCCACGGCCGCAAGCGGGCACTGCTCCTCAAGGAGTACCGCCGCGCCCGGCTCCAGCAGATCCGGCTCCGCAAGGGCATGACCGTCGAGGAGGCGGTGGATCTTTATCAGGCCGATCCGGACGTGGAGTACGCCGAGCCCAACTTCGTCCTCAGCACCGAGTCAGTGCCCAACGATCCCAAGTACTACCTGGAGTGGGGCCTCGAGAATACCGGCCAGCTCAACGGCGCCTCGGCCGGCCACGACATTCGGGCCACTGCGGCCTGGGAGACCACCACCGGCCATGCCGCCGTGGTGGTGGCGGTGATCGATACCGGTGTCGACTACCGGCATCCGG from Thermodesulfobacteriota bacterium includes:
- a CDS encoding winged helix-turn-helix transcriptional regulator; this encodes MTGSSPERSLALVLRAALWSGAWPEQKWRRAMLQAPAAHRLVVKASFGQMPAAVLIEALGARRFVAIWPEVRKLFDPEDVLDRQRLLLFDSTWGILTTGDAQYPVSEKVATLSPGRLALLRAIVSAPGISLADLAQVVGRSSSRVRREVAWLIANGLVDQEEGADSNRQTFRLYARESINTALARAGNARDKRF